In Topomyia yanbarensis strain Yona2022 chromosome 2, ASM3024719v1, whole genome shotgun sequence, one DNA window encodes the following:
- the LOC131685992 gene encoding zinc finger protein 234-like isoform X1, which yields MELVNGLSTSITKEEETTEETNVTEHREATISPNGTDTNSSLSILSESRWELRDQIDMSSKQRKQTNSELCGQASLQNCALERVALTDIDKRSYKCDICSKSFNKESILNRHRKIHSNEQPQCEICGKGFVRKFHVEQHMATHTGERPYKCDICGKSFTRQSNLILHTHIHSNERSQKCDVCGKEFLHKLNLKKHLLRHTNERPYKCDICDKGFVRKSHVEQHMATHTGERPYKCDICGKSFTRQSNLILHTHIHSNERSQKCDVCGKEFLHKLNLKKHLLRHTNERPYKCDICDKGFLENSLLQQHVLTHTGEWPHNCTICGKGFVKKFDVKQHMVTHTGERPYKCDICDKSFKHHSYLNVHTKNHSNEQSHKCEICGKGFVQKYHVEQHMVTHTGEWPHKCEICGKGFVKKFHVKQHIVTHTGERPYKCDICDKSFKRQSYLNLHKEYHSNKQSHKC from the exons ATGGAGCTTGTGAATGGACTTTCGACCTCAATTACGAAAGAAGAGGAAACTACCGAAGAAACCAACGTTACTGAACACCGTGAAGCAACAATTTCACCCAATGG gACTGATACTAACAGCAGTCTCTCAATACTGTCGGAATCACGGTGGGAGCTTAGGGATCAGATAGACATGTCTTCAAAGCAAAGGAAGCAAACCAACAGTGAGCTATGTGGACAAGCATCCCTTCAGAATTGTGCCCTGGAGCGAGTTGCGTTGACCGACATTGACAAGCGGTCGTACAAATGCGATATATGTAGCAAATCATTTAATAAGGAGAGTATTTTGAACAGACACAGAAAGATTCACAGTAATGAACAACCGCAATGTGAGATATGTGGCAAAGGATTCGTTCGGAAGTTTCACGTGGAGCAACATATGGCAACTCACACTGGTGAGCGACCATATAAATGTGATATATGTGGCAAATCATTTACACGTCAGAGTAATTTAATTTTGCACACACATATTCATAGTAATGAACGTTCGCAGAAGTGCGATGTATGTggaaaagaatttcttcataaGCTCAACCTGAAGAAACATCTGTTACGCCACACTAATGAGCGACCGTATAAATGTGATATATGTGACAAAGGATTCGTTCGGAAGTCTCACGTGGAGCAACATATGGCAACTCACACTGGTGAGCGACCATATAAATGTGATATATGTGGCAAATCATTTACACGTCAGAGTAATTTAATTTTGCACACACACATTCATAGTAATGAACGTTCGCAGAAGTGTGATGTATGTggaaaagaatttcttcataaGCTTAACCTGAAGAAACATCTGTTACGCCACACTAATGAGCGACCGTATAAATGTGATATATGTGACAAAGGATTTCTTGAGAATTCTCTTCTTCAGCAACACGTGTTAACTCACACTGGCGAGTGGCCACACAACTGCACGATATGTGGCAAAGGATTCGTTAAGAAGTTTGATGTAAAACAACATATGGTAACTCACACTGGTGAGAGACCGTATAAATGTGATATATGTGACAAATCATTTAAACATCATAGTTACCTAAATGTGCACACAAAGAATCACAGTAATGAACAATCGCATAAATGTGAGATATGTGGTAAAGGATTCGTTCAGAAATATCACGTGGAGCAACATATGGTAACTCACACAGGCGAGTGGCCGCACAAATGCGAGATATGTGGCAAAGGATTCGTTAAGAAGTTTCATGTGAAACAGCATATTGTAACTCACACTGGCGAACGACCGTATAAATGTGATATATGTGACAaatcatttaaacgtcaaagTTACCTAAATTTGCACAAAGAGTATCACAGTAATAAACAATCGCATAAATGTTGA
- the LOC131685992 gene encoding zinc finger protein 226-like isoform X2: MSSKQRKQTNSELCGQASLQNCALERVALTDIDKRSYKCDICSKSFNKESILNRHRKIHSNEQPQCEICGKGFVRKFHVEQHMATHTGERPYKCDICGKSFTRQSNLILHTHIHSNERSQKCDVCGKEFLHKLNLKKHLLRHTNERPYKCDICDKGFVRKSHVEQHMATHTGERPYKCDICGKSFTRQSNLILHTHIHSNERSQKCDVCGKEFLHKLNLKKHLLRHTNERPYKCDICDKGFLENSLLQQHVLTHTGEWPHNCTICGKGFVKKFDVKQHMVTHTGERPYKCDICDKSFKHHSYLNVHTKNHSNEQSHKCEICGKGFVQKYHVEQHMVTHTGEWPHKCEICGKGFVKKFHVKQHIVTHTGERPYKCDICDKSFKRQSYLNLHKEYHSNKQSHKC, encoded by the coding sequence ATGTCTTCAAAGCAAAGGAAGCAAACCAACAGTGAGCTATGTGGACAAGCATCCCTTCAGAATTGTGCCCTGGAGCGAGTTGCGTTGACCGACATTGACAAGCGGTCGTACAAATGCGATATATGTAGCAAATCATTTAATAAGGAGAGTATTTTGAACAGACACAGAAAGATTCACAGTAATGAACAACCGCAATGTGAGATATGTGGCAAAGGATTCGTTCGGAAGTTTCACGTGGAGCAACATATGGCAACTCACACTGGTGAGCGACCATATAAATGTGATATATGTGGCAAATCATTTACACGTCAGAGTAATTTAATTTTGCACACACATATTCATAGTAATGAACGTTCGCAGAAGTGCGATGTATGTggaaaagaatttcttcataaGCTCAACCTGAAGAAACATCTGTTACGCCACACTAATGAGCGACCGTATAAATGTGATATATGTGACAAAGGATTCGTTCGGAAGTCTCACGTGGAGCAACATATGGCAACTCACACTGGTGAGCGACCATATAAATGTGATATATGTGGCAAATCATTTACACGTCAGAGTAATTTAATTTTGCACACACACATTCATAGTAATGAACGTTCGCAGAAGTGTGATGTATGTggaaaagaatttcttcataaGCTTAACCTGAAGAAACATCTGTTACGCCACACTAATGAGCGACCGTATAAATGTGATATATGTGACAAAGGATTTCTTGAGAATTCTCTTCTTCAGCAACACGTGTTAACTCACACTGGCGAGTGGCCACACAACTGCACGATATGTGGCAAAGGATTCGTTAAGAAGTTTGATGTAAAACAACATATGGTAACTCACACTGGTGAGAGACCGTATAAATGTGATATATGTGACAAATCATTTAAACATCATAGTTACCTAAATGTGCACACAAAGAATCACAGTAATGAACAATCGCATAAATGTGAGATATGTGGTAAAGGATTCGTTCAGAAATATCACGTGGAGCAACATATGGTAACTCACACAGGCGAGTGGCCGCACAAATGCGAGATATGTGGCAAAGGATTCGTTAAGAAGTTTCATGTGAAACAGCATATTGTAACTCACACTGGCGAACGACCGTATAAATGTGATATATGTGACAaatcatttaaacgtcaaagTTACCTAAATTTGCACAAAGAGTATCACAGTAATAAACAATCGCATAAATGTTGA